Proteins found in one Phocoena sinus isolate mPhoSin1 chromosome 19, mPhoSin1.pri, whole genome shotgun sequence genomic segment:
- the KCTD15 gene encoding BTB/POZ domain-containing protein KCTD15 isoform X2: protein MPHRKERPSGSSLHAHGSTGPAEGGSMSRLSLTRSPVSPLAAQGIPLPAQLTKSNAPVHIDVGGHMYTSSLATLTKYPDSRISRLFNGTEPIVLDSLKQHYFIDRDGEIFRYVLSFLRTSKLLLPDDFKDFSLLYEEARYYQLQPMVRELERWQQEQAQRRRSRACDCLVVRVTPDLGERIALSGEKALIEEVFPETGDVMCNSVNAGWNQDPTHVIRFPLNGYCRLNSVQRRKPAHVDTETCRDANIRRTPALHPKLP, encoded by the exons ATGCCTCACCGCAAGGAGCGGCCGAGCGGGTCCTCGCTTCACGCCCACGGCAGCACTGGCCCCGCG GAGGGAGGAAGCATGTCTCGGTTGTCTCTCACCCGGTCGCCTGTGTCTCCCCTGGCCGCCCAGGGGATCCCACTGCCAGCCCAGCTCACTAAGTCCAACGCGCCTGTGCACATCGACGTGGGCGGCCACATGTACACCAGCAGCCTGGCCACGCTCACCAAGTACCCTGACTCCAG AATAAGCCGCCTCTTCAATGGCACCGAGCCCATCGTCCTGGACAGTTTGAAGCAACATTATTTCATCGACCGGGATGGGGAGATTTTCCGCTATGTCCTGAGCTTCCTGCGGACGTCGAAACTGCTGCTCCCAGATGACTTCAAG GACTTCAGCCTGCTGTACGAGGAGGCGCGCTACTACCAGCTGCAGCCCATGGTGCGCGAGCTGGAGCGCTGGCAGCAGGAACAGGCGCAGCGGCGCCGCAGCCGGGCCTGCGACTGCCTGGTGGTGCGGGTCACGCCGGACTTGGGTGAGCGGATCGCGCTCAGCGGCGAGAAAGCGCTCATCGAGGAGGTCTTCCCCGAGACCGGGGACGTCATGTGCAACTCGGTCAACGCCGGCTGGAACCAGGACCCCACGCACGTCATCCGCTTCCCGCTCAACGGCTACTGCCGGCTCAACTCGGTGCAG AGGCGCAAGCCCGCCCACGTGGACACGGAGACCTGCAGAGACGCAAACATCAGGAGGACGCCTGCTCTCCACCCCAAGCTCCCTTGA
- the KCTD15 gene encoding BTB/POZ domain-containing protein KCTD15 isoform X1 — protein sequence MPHRKERPSGSSLHAHGSTGPAEGGSMSRLSLTRSPVSPLAAQGIPLPAQLTKSNAPVHIDVGGHMYTSSLATLTKYPDSRISRLFNGTEPIVLDSLKQHYFIDRDGEIFRYVLSFLRTSKLLLPDDFKDFSLLYEEARYYQLQPMVRELERWQQEQAQRRRSRACDCLVVRVTPDLGERIALSGEKALIEEVFPETGDVMCNSVNAGWNQDPTHVIRFPLNGYCRLNSVQVLERLFQRGFSMAASCGGGVDSSQFSEYVLCREERRPQPTPTAVRIKQEPLD from the exons ATGCCTCACCGCAAGGAGCGGCCGAGCGGGTCCTCGCTTCACGCCCACGGCAGCACTGGCCCCGCG GAGGGAGGAAGCATGTCTCGGTTGTCTCTCACCCGGTCGCCTGTGTCTCCCCTGGCCGCCCAGGGGATCCCACTGCCAGCCCAGCTCACTAAGTCCAACGCGCCTGTGCACATCGACGTGGGCGGCCACATGTACACCAGCAGCCTGGCCACGCTCACCAAGTACCCTGACTCCAG AATAAGCCGCCTCTTCAATGGCACCGAGCCCATCGTCCTGGACAGTTTGAAGCAACATTATTTCATCGACCGGGATGGGGAGATTTTCCGCTATGTCCTGAGCTTCCTGCGGACGTCGAAACTGCTGCTCCCAGATGACTTCAAG GACTTCAGCCTGCTGTACGAGGAGGCGCGCTACTACCAGCTGCAGCCCATGGTGCGCGAGCTGGAGCGCTGGCAGCAGGAACAGGCGCAGCGGCGCCGCAGCCGGGCCTGCGACTGCCTGGTGGTGCGGGTCACGCCGGACTTGGGTGAGCGGATCGCGCTCAGCGGCGAGAAAGCGCTCATCGAGGAGGTCTTCCCCGAGACCGGGGACGTCATGTGCAACTCGGTCAACGCCGGCTGGAACCAGGACCCCACGCACGTCATCCGCTTCCCGCTCAACGGCTACTGCCGGCTCAACTCGGTGCAG GTCCTGGAGAGGCTGTTCCAGAGGGGTTTCAGCATGGCTGCGTCCTGCGGGGGTGGCGTGGACTCGTCCCAGTTCAGTGAATATGTGCTTTGCCGGGAGGAGCGGCGACCGCAGCCCACGCCCACTGCTGTCCGAATAAAGCAGGAGCCCCTGGACTAG